From a region of the Paenibacillus sp. FSL R10-2734 genome:
- a CDS encoding Ger(x)C family spore germination C-terminal domain-containing protein yields the protein MRSYEQSSNIAPLYLYKFIWKWKEKAETVLLPNLEISPDWTSNNKPSPNISMSGICFLHNEHFRGCLKSKNILGIRCLEKKTERTPLVIKEENTVLAVIVMNKIKSSIHPKMKHGKPVFDIKVSMQGTLPELSSNLNRKSLSLKR from the coding sequence ATGCGATCCTATGAGCAGAGTTCAAATATTGCTCCGCTGTATCTGTATAAGTTTATATGGAAGTGGAAAGAGAAAGCCGAAACGGTGCTGTTGCCTAATCTTGAAATTTCGCCGGACTGGACCAGCAACAATAAGCCTTCCCCTAACATCAGCATGTCTGGAATTTGTTTTCTGCATAATGAGCATTTTAGGGGCTGCCTGAAGTCTAAAAATATTTTAGGGATACGATGCTTGGAAAAAAAGACGGAAAGAACGCCCCTGGTTATCAAAGAAGAAAATACCGTACTTGCTGTGATCGTCATGAACAAAATTAAATCCTCTATTCATCCTAAGATGAAGCATGGCAAGCCTGTTTTCGATATAAAAGTGTCTATGCAAGGCACTCTTCCAGAGTTGAGCTCAAACCTTAATAGAAAGAGCTTGAGCTTAAAGCGTTAA
- a CDS encoding spore germination protein produces the protein MKNVLLLLGSLFGKKRNVKSKETVHEEGFHRSRPPLEKSIDLTIDRIRSELGNSPDLIVRYFPLPNVPHVRIAAVYMEGLTDTVKLNDFATNLIWEQTDEIDFSNAVNRKIIFEAVWKNAMTVGDAKVQDNWNDLIYALLSGDAVIMVDGYASGILASLRGGDQRDISEPTTEVNIRGPRDSFTEAISTNVSLVRRRLKSPNLWLESMVIGDVSQTEVSMMYLHGTVDDALVKEVRKRLKDIRVDAILESGNVEQLIEDEPYTPFPTVYNTERPDVTAGNLLEGRIAVFVDGTPNTLILPTTFSHFFKAAEDYYQRADYAIFMRFIRYFSFIIMILLPSSYIAVTTHHQEMIPTPLAINILAQREGVPLPILFEALLMEGAFEIIREAGTRMPRAIGQAVSIVGAIVLGQAAVEAGIVTAMMVIIVAFTGIASFTMPGFTLATSSRIIRFPMMIAAATFGFYGVIMGFILVVAHLVSLRSFGIPYLSPFAPFGLSSQKDTLLRAPDKTSKSRPHAPKGGE, from the coding sequence ATGAAGAACGTTTTGCTCCTGCTGGGCTCGCTGTTTGGAAAGAAGAGGAACGTGAAGAGCAAAGAAACCGTTCATGAGGAAGGCTTTCATAGGAGTCGACCGCCGCTAGAGAAGAGTATAGATCTTACGATTGACCGAATCAGGAGCGAACTCGGCAACAGTCCGGATCTGATCGTTCGTTACTTTCCACTGCCGAATGTTCCACATGTCCGTATAGCGGCTGTCTATATGGAGGGATTAACGGATACGGTTAAACTGAACGATTTTGCCACCAACTTGATATGGGAGCAAACGGATGAAATCGACTTTTCGAACGCGGTTAACCGCAAAATCATATTTGAAGCTGTATGGAAAAACGCGATGACCGTTGGTGACGCGAAGGTTCAGGATAACTGGAATGATCTGATATACGCCCTCTTGTCGGGAGACGCGGTGATCATGGTTGACGGTTACGCGAGCGGCATCCTCGCGAGTTTGAGGGGAGGCGACCAGCGGGACATCTCCGAGCCGACCACGGAAGTCAACATACGAGGTCCGAGAGACAGCTTCACCGAAGCAATAAGCACCAATGTGTCGCTCGTCAGGCGCAGATTGAAGAGTCCGAATCTATGGCTGGAATCAATGGTGATCGGAGACGTGTCACAGACGGAAGTATCCATGATGTACCTTCACGGTACCGTGGATGATGCGTTAGTTAAAGAAGTCAGAAAACGCTTAAAAGACATACGCGTGGACGCTATATTGGAATCGGGAAATGTCGAACAGCTAATTGAGGATGAGCCGTATACGCCGTTTCCTACCGTGTACAATACGGAACGGCCAGATGTAACCGCAGGCAATTTGCTAGAAGGACGTATCGCCGTGTTTGTGGATGGAACGCCAAATACGCTTATATTACCGACGACCTTTTCCCATTTCTTCAAAGCGGCGGAAGATTATTACCAACGGGCAGATTACGCTATATTCATGCGGTTCATTCGATACTTCAGCTTCATTATCATGATCCTTCTGCCATCAAGTTATATCGCGGTGACTACTCACCATCAAGAGATGATACCGACCCCGCTAGCTATAAATATATTGGCTCAGCGGGAAGGCGTGCCACTTCCCATATTATTCGAGGCATTACTGATGGAGGGTGCGTTCGAAATCATTCGGGAGGCAGGCACGCGCATGCCTAGAGCCATTGGACAAGCCGTCTCCATCGTGGGCGCGATCGTGCTCGGACAAGCGGCGGTCGAGGCCGGCATCGTGACGGCGATGATGGTCATTATCGTCGCGTTTACCGGCATTGCAAGCTTCACCATGCCCGGATTCACGCTCGCTACTTCGTCCCGAATTATTCGATTCCCGATGATGATTGCGGCAGCCACGTTCGGCTTCTACGGCGTCATTATGGGCTTTATCCTGGTGGTGGCTCATCTGGTGAGCTTGCGTTCCTTCGGTATCCCTTATTTGTCGCCGTTCGCACCTTTTGGCTTGAGCAGCCAAAAGGATACATTGTTGCGTGCGCCGGACAAGACGTCCAAATCTCGTCCACATGCGCCAAAAGGAGGAGAATAA
- a CDS encoding Ger(x)C family spore germination protein — protein MKRLSSVAGLLLALLLLAGCWNYREMNELAFALAEGVDKIPGTNEYRMSFQIVNAQEIAGIKATGKTPVVVYTGTGNSLFEAVRNASQKVARRINSQHLRIFVIGEALAKESIEEILDLIERDPEPRMTTRVFIARNATAESILRTLTPLELIPANAILGKLKVSGKVLGESYETPVPDIIRGLMSKSGNPVISGIRLVGNKELGQSSDNMKQTVSSALLQVNGMALFRKGKLVDWASGDTARGISYINNKMRSTVEGLDCRDKKNAVSVELLRSKTNLKASFEGDRPVFRVHIHQIGNIEEVMCAVDLSKSAQIHAYEQDWSEETKRIVLAGIKKSKQLNTDVIGFGDAVKRSFPKTWKKMEKEWDAIFPTCKVEVEVDSTIRRTGIVSSPYKLKKE, from the coding sequence GTGAAACGATTATCGAGCGTCGCCGGCCTCCTTCTCGCTCTTTTGTTGCTTGCTGGCTGCTGGAATTACAGGGAAATGAACGAACTGGCTTTTGCTTTGGCGGAAGGAGTCGACAAAATCCCCGGGACCAACGAATACCGGATGTCGTTTCAAATCGTGAACGCCCAGGAAATCGCCGGCATCAAAGCGACCGGCAAAACGCCAGTCGTCGTCTATACCGGAACGGGCAATTCATTGTTCGAGGCAGTAAGGAATGCGTCGCAGAAGGTTGCGCGCCGAATAAATAGTCAACATTTGCGCATATTCGTGATTGGGGAAGCGCTGGCGAAGGAGAGCATCGAGGAAATACTCGATCTGATCGAGCGGGATCCCGAACCCCGCATGACGACCAGGGTTTTCATCGCCAGAAATGCGACAGCCGAGTCGATCCTGAGAACGCTAACTCCACTTGAGCTTATACCTGCCAATGCGATATTGGGCAAATTGAAAGTATCGGGCAAGGTGCTGGGTGAAAGCTACGAGACGCCGGTCCCGGATATTATCCGCGGTTTGATGAGCAAGTCGGGCAATCCTGTCATTAGCGGGATCAGATTGGTCGGCAACAAAGAATTGGGTCAGAGCTCCGATAATATGAAGCAAACAGTATCGTCCGCCTTACTGCAGGTCAATGGAATGGCTTTATTCAGAAAGGGAAAGCTCGTTGACTGGGCAAGCGGAGACACGGCACGGGGGATATCCTATATTAATAATAAAATGAGAAGCACGGTGGAAGGGCTCGATTGCCGCGACAAAAAGAATGCCGTTTCGGTTGAGCTTTTGCGATCGAAAACGAATCTGAAAGCCAGCTTTGAAGGCGATAGACCCGTATTTCGCGTTCATATTCATCAAATCGGTAATATTGAGGAAGTGATGTGCGCGGTTGACCTTAGCAAGTCGGCGCAAATCCACGCTTACGAGCAGGACTGGAGTGAAGAAACGAAACGGATCGTGCTGGCTGGGATTAAGAAATCGAAGCAGCTGAATACGGACGTAATTGGCTTCGGGGATGCGGTGAAACGTTCGTTTCCGAAGACATGGAAGAAAATGGAAAAGGAATGGGATGCGATCTTCCCCACCTGCAAGGTGGAGGTAGAAGTCGATTCGACGATCCGAAGAACAGGGATAGTTTCCAGCCCTTACAAGTTGAAAAAAGAGTAG
- a CDS encoding HD-GYP domain-containing protein, translating into MGDIKMKKTSFIGPLISVAIPFILFECFKSGIISDPYLIMPRGHFYIVSVVALLSVIVAIAIGIAAKRLRNIKVSFLSLSFTSLALMFTLHGVSTPHFLLPATNLPGIAAQLSMLLASIWLCFSSLPSDHMLVEKLSKRQNLLLPIWIVVLSIFEMMSLIFPHMISSIPLTVKPINWIATAIVLLLNIITINRYYQTYRFSRFPLQISIVYIAGWFIVSQLIIVMGELWKLSWWMYHVLLLASMIVMIIGLVKQYAVRGSLEGALRALFTNDPFERITNSTSPSVKALIIAIEKKDTYTVGHTFRVTMYALKLAEELHLTPEQLRALAQGALVHDVGKISIPDSVINKPGKLSTEERREIEKHPVKGYEMCRALGFMKEELSIIRSHHEKWDGSGYPDKLQGEEISLLARIVAVADVYDALTSERSYRKAWTHSKAMDLLIEQKGIHFDPKCVDAWVNLCVRNPAVHQYPSSTVNNENTGAIISSF; encoded by the coding sequence ATGGGAGACATTAAAATGAAAAAAACTAGTTTTATCGGACCCTTAATTTCAGTTGCTATACCGTTTATCTTATTTGAATGTTTTAAAAGTGGGATTATTAGCGATCCATATCTTATCATGCCTAGAGGACATTTTTATATTGTAAGTGTAGTAGCCTTGTTATCTGTTATAGTGGCTATTGCGATTGGCATTGCCGCTAAAAGACTAAGAAATATAAAGGTTAGTTTCTTATCACTCTCTTTCACATCTCTTGCTCTGATGTTCACTTTACATGGGGTATCGACACCACACTTTTTACTTCCTGCAACTAATCTGCCTGGTATTGCAGCGCAGTTAAGTATGTTATTAGCAAGCATTTGGTTATGTTTTTCATCTTTACCTTCTGACCATATGCTTGTTGAGAAACTATCAAAACGGCAAAACTTACTTCTTCCAATTTGGATTGTGGTCTTGAGTATCTTTGAAATGATGTCATTGATTTTTCCACATATGATAAGTTCTATCCCTTTAACAGTGAAACCAATAAATTGGATTGCTACCGCAATAGTTTTGCTACTTAATATAATTACTATCAATCGATACTATCAAACTTATAGATTTTCACGGTTTCCTCTTCAGATATCCATCGTCTATATTGCAGGGTGGTTTATAGTATCCCAGCTTATAATAGTTATGGGAGAGCTATGGAAGCTCAGCTGGTGGATGTATCATGTTCTATTATTGGCTTCGATGATTGTAATGATTATCGGGCTAGTTAAGCAGTATGCGGTGAGAGGGTCTCTTGAAGGGGCTCTGCGTGCGTTATTTACAAATGATCCATTCGAAAGAATTACAAATAGTACCTCACCAAGTGTAAAAGCTCTAATCATTGCTATAGAAAAGAAAGATACATATACTGTAGGACATACTTTTAGAGTAACGATGTATGCATTGAAGCTAGCAGAAGAGCTTCATCTCACACCAGAACAACTAAGGGCGCTAGCTCAGGGGGCCCTAGTTCATGATGTAGGGAAAATTAGTATCCCAGATTCTGTTATTAACAAGCCCGGAAAACTATCCACTGAAGAAAGAAGAGAGATTGAGAAGCATCCGGTGAAGGGTTATGAAATGTGTAGGGCCCTTGGGTTTATGAAGGAAGAACTGAGCATTATACGATCTCATCATGAAAAATGGGATGGTAGTGGATATCCTGACAAGCTTCAGGGAGAAGAAATATCTCTTTTAGCTAGAATAGTAGCGGTTGCTGATGTCTACGACGCTCTAACTTCCGAGAGATCCTATCGCAAAGCATGGACCCATAGTAAGGCGATGGATCTATTGATAGAGCAAAAAGGGATACATTTTGACCCTAAATGTGTAGATGCATGGGTTAACCTGTGTGTGAGAAACCCGGCTGTGCATCAATACCCGTCCAGTACAGTAAATAATGAAAATACTGGTGCAATTATTTCTTCTTTTTAA